From Equus przewalskii isolate Varuska unplaced genomic scaffold, EquPr2 ChrUn-9, whole genome shotgun sequence, a single genomic window includes:
- the TTC24 gene encoding tetratricopeptide repeat protein 24: MSSPNPEDTRQEPEPSSSKKKKKKRKWPQQEASIETLTKAGHRALLAGRNHEALISFQRAFLLALKAPRKRDTPVLRACAFNLGAAYVETGDPARGLELLLRAQPEEKAQGRCHGDQCFNVALAYHALGDLPQALAWYHKALGHYQPLDDQGQAQAKMGACYQALGQPELAAHCLQEASRAYAQAGQPQAAALALGAAAGCMLKSGQHGVGEVVQVLEESWRLAERSTERGLLGQLYNDLGLGYSQLQLFPLATEAFVQALPLCQGPGEEATVLRNLGMAHNALGNYQEARELHQKAADLHGSMGQRWEQGRSFGSLAFALSHLGDHKAARDNYLHALQAARDTGDVKGQWQACEGLGAAAARLGQHDQALKYYQEALARCQKEPDSVRERLVAKLTDTMRIYLARGGLVPTHTLTSAPQRPQAPGGVCPAVGTPARVGWSTAEAQHRSSGGWEDEELEEGHEEKEEEGSVNISMQSSWAQGLECPGPRAHVPFGGQGPLKMKYPGILAPNGPQANRSLKGPKETPSRNPQRRSTKSGFCTIM; encoded by the exons ATGTCTTCCCCCAACCCTGAGGATACCCGCCAAGAGCCTGAGCCCTCAAgctccaagaagaaaaagaagaaaagaaagtggccACAGCAAGAGGCCAGCATCGAAACCCTCACTAAGGCTGGCCACAGGGCCCTACTGGCTGGCAGGAACCATGAGGCCTTGATCAGCTTCCAAAGGGCCTTCCTCCTGGCCTTGAAGGCCCCACGAAAAAGGGATACTCCTGTTCTCCGGGCCTGTGCCTTCAACCTGGGGGCTGCCTATGTGGAGACTGGGGACCCAGCCAGAGGCCTTGAGCTGCTCCTGCGAGCCCAACCTGAAGAGAAGGCACAGGGCAGGTGTCATGGCGACCAGTGTTTCAATGTGGCCTTGGCCTACCATGCCCTGGGTGACCTGCCTCAAGCTTTGGCCTGGTACCATAAGGCCCTGGGCCACTACCAGCCACTCGATGACCAGGGGCAAGCCCAGGCAAAAATGGGAGCCTGCTACCAGGCTCTGGGACAGCCTGAGCTAGCAGCCCACTGCCTGCAGGAAGCAAGCCGGGCCTATGCCCAAGCAGGGCAGCCCCAGGCTGCAGCCCTCGCACTGGGGGCTGCGGCGGGGTGTATGCTGAAGAGCGGGCAGCATGGGGTGGGTGAAGTGGTACAGGTGCTGGAGGAGAGCTGGAGGCTTGCCGAGAGGAGCACCGAGCGGGGGCTGCTGG GGCAACTCTATAATGACCTAGGCCTGGGCTACTCCCAGCTCCAGCTGTTCCCGCTAGCAACAGAGGCCTTCGTGCAGGCCCTGCCCCTGTGCcaggggccaggagaggaggcCACCGTGCTAAGAAACCTTGGGATGGCCCACAACGCCCTTGGCAACTATCAGGAAGCGCGGGAGCTTCACCAGAAGGCTGCCGACCTGCACG GCTCCATGGGGCAGCGGTGGGAGCAGGGCCggagctttggcagcctggcatTTGCACTGAGCCACCTGGGGGACCACAAAGCCGCCAGAGACAACTACCTGCACGCTCTGCAGGCTGCCCGGGACACTG GGGACGTGAAAGGGCAGTGGCAGGCCTGTGAGGGTCTGGGGGCTGCTGCAGCCAGACTGGGGCAGCATGATCAGGCCTTGAAGTACTATCAGGAAGCACTGGCCCGGTGTCAG AAGGAGCCAGATTCTGTGCGAGAGCGGCTGGTGGCCAAGCTGACAGACACCATGAGGATCTACTTGGCCCGGGGTGGGCTGGTCCCAACTCACACCCTG ACCTCGGCTCCACAGAGGCCTCAGGCTCCAGGTGGGGTCTGCCCGGCGGTCGGCACCCCCGCCAGGGTGGGATGGAGCACAGCAGAAGCGCAGCACAG ATCTTCGGGTGGGTGGGAAGATGAAGAGTTAGAGGAGGGCcatgaggagaaagaggaagaggggtcGGTGAATATTTCCATGCAGTCATCTTGGGCGCAGGGACTGGAGT GTCCAGGACCCAGGGCCCATGTCCCATTTGGAGGCCAAGGCCCCCTCAAAATGAAGTATCCTGGCATTCTGGCACCTAATGGTCCCCAAGCCAATAG gTCACTCAAAGGGCCCAAGGAAACCCCCAGCAGGAACCCTCAGAGGAGATCCACCAAGTCTGGCTTCTGCACGATCATGTGA